The following coding sequences are from one Arthrobacter sp. 24S4-2 window:
- a CDS encoding MoaD/ThiS family protein — translation MNVRYFAAARAAAGVEEERFELPAGSTVEALLAAVLDVERPVPPAGTPPLARLLSRSSFLLNEVAVRDRSVVLGPDDVVDVLPPFAGG, via the coding sequence TTGAACGTACGTTACTTCGCTGCCGCACGCGCCGCGGCCGGCGTGGAAGAGGAACGCTTTGAGCTCCCTGCCGGCTCCACGGTCGAGGCACTGCTGGCTGCCGTGCTTGACGTCGAACGGCCGGTTCCGCCCGCCGGCACCCCGCCACTTGCCAGGCTCCTGTCGCGAAGCAGCTTCCTGCTCAACGAGGTGGCGGTCCGCGACCGGTCAGTGGTCCTGGGTCCGGATGACGTAGTGGACGTGCTGCCGCCGTTTGCCGGCGGGTAG
- the moaA gene encoding GTP 3',8-cyclase MoaA, which translates to MSVQLGMPQPREGTGSDPGVPALALPSRPAGMPAGLVDRYGRRATDMRLSLTDKCNLRCTYCMPAEGLEWLSKQAVMSAAEIVRIVRIGVDVLGVRELRLTGGEPLVRADLLDIISALRQAHPELPISMTTNAVGLDRKAAGLKAAGLSRINVSLDSLHEETFTKLTRRPFLDKVLAGVDAAWAAGLGPVKLNAVLMRGINDAESPSLLAWALDRGYELRFIEQMPLDADHGWTRRNMITAAEIRELLSVDFVLSADPRDRDGAPAERFEVRRRAPGSAEATGPVLGTVGIIASVTEPFCSDCRRTRITAEGKIMSCLFSREEFDLLGLLRGGATDQELAERWQDAMWVKPKAHGMDHVGLDAPDFVQPDRSMSAIGG; encoded by the coding sequence ATGAGTGTTCAGCTTGGCATGCCGCAGCCCCGGGAGGGGACCGGTTCGGATCCGGGAGTACCCGCATTGGCGCTGCCGTCGCGCCCGGCGGGCATGCCTGCGGGCTTGGTGGACCGTTACGGACGCCGCGCCACGGACATGCGGCTCTCCCTGACGGACAAATGCAACCTGCGCTGTACGTACTGCATGCCGGCCGAAGGCCTGGAGTGGCTGTCCAAACAAGCCGTGATGTCAGCGGCGGAAATCGTCCGGATCGTTCGGATCGGCGTCGACGTGCTGGGAGTTCGCGAACTGCGCCTCACCGGAGGCGAACCCCTGGTCCGGGCCGACCTGCTGGACATCATTTCCGCCCTGCGCCAGGCCCACCCCGAGCTGCCGATCTCCATGACCACCAACGCAGTCGGCCTGGACAGGAAAGCGGCCGGCCTCAAGGCTGCAGGACTTTCCCGAATCAACGTCTCGCTCGATTCCCTGCACGAAGAGACATTTACCAAGCTGACGCGCCGCCCGTTCCTGGACAAGGTCCTGGCCGGAGTGGACGCTGCCTGGGCCGCCGGGCTGGGCCCGGTGAAACTCAATGCCGTGCTGATGCGCGGAATCAACGACGCCGAGTCCCCCTCGCTGCTGGCGTGGGCACTGGACCGGGGCTATGAACTCCGCTTCATCGAGCAGATGCCCCTGGACGCGGACCACGGCTGGACCAGACGGAACATGATCACGGCCGCGGAAATCCGTGAACTCCTGTCCGTCGACTTCGTGCTCAGTGCTGATCCGCGGGACCGCGACGGCGCTCCGGCCGAACGCTTCGAAGTCCGACGCCGGGCCCCGGGTTCAGCCGAGGCCACCGGGCCCGTACTGGGCACTGTGGGCATAATTGCCTCGGTCACCGAACCGTTCTGCTCGGACTGCCGCCGGACACGGATCACGGCCGAGGGCAAGATCATGAGCTGCCTGTTTTCCCGGGAAGAGTTCGACTTGCTGGGGCTGCTGCGCGGCGGCGCCACCGACCAGGAGCTCGCGGAACGCTGGCAGGACGCCATGTGGGTCAAGCCCAAGGCCCATGGCATGGACCACGTCGGCCTGGACGCACCGGATTTCGTCCAGCCCGACCGCAGCATGAGCGCCATCGGAGGCTAA
- a CDS encoding response regulator transcription factor, with protein sequence MNKSQPAPVQAEVGNRRILLVEDEQTIAGVVRDYLVQAGFQVDLAGDGFTALRLAAERNPDLVLLDRMLPGLDGVEVCRRLRQTMSVPVIMLTALGTEDDRILGLEVGADDYITKPFSPRELVLRVRSVLRRSIQEFSPEPAVEVAGFELNPAARTVTHHGRLLALTIREFDLLAFLLRRPNQVFSREELIKAVWGWDFGDLSTVTVHVRRLREKIEADPTRPALLKTVWGVGYRLDTPDGASGANL encoded by the coding sequence GTGAACAAGTCCCAGCCTGCCCCGGTCCAGGCCGAAGTGGGGAACCGGCGGATACTCCTCGTCGAAGACGAACAGACCATCGCCGGCGTGGTCCGTGACTACCTGGTTCAGGCAGGCTTCCAGGTGGACCTGGCCGGTGACGGCTTTACGGCCCTGCGGCTGGCAGCCGAGCGGAACCCCGACCTTGTGCTGCTGGACCGCATGCTGCCGGGACTGGACGGAGTGGAAGTATGCCGTAGGCTCCGCCAGACCATGAGTGTGCCGGTCATCATGCTCACTGCCCTCGGGACCGAGGACGACAGGATCCTGGGCCTGGAGGTCGGCGCCGACGATTACATCACCAAACCGTTTTCACCCCGCGAACTGGTGCTTCGGGTCCGTTCCGTGCTGCGGCGCAGCATCCAGGAATTCAGCCCTGAGCCTGCGGTTGAGGTGGCCGGCTTTGAGCTCAACCCGGCAGCCCGGACCGTGACACACCACGGCCGCCTCCTCGCCCTGACCATCCGCGAGTTTGACCTGCTGGCCTTCCTGCTTCGGCGTCCAAACCAGGTTTTCAGCCGCGAGGAGCTGATCAAGGCGGTGTGGGGCTGGGACTTCGGAGACCTGTCCACGGTCACGGTCCATGTCAGGCGGCTGCGGGAAAAGATCGAGGCTGACCCCACCCGGCCTGCCCTCCTGAAGACGGTGTGGGGCGTCGGCTACCGGCTGGACACCCCGGACGGGGCATCCGGTGCAAACCTCTGA
- a CDS encoding cell wall metabolism sensor histidine kinase WalK: MQTSELLAIVAWALLWAVVIGAVSLLLLRPLRRTSIAVQICVVVLSTVAVLTAGMVSAFNAMFISARDLEVMWYVLAIASAVALAISLVLGARVSRNAKLLAAAARSIGRGENPGLPAPLMSSELSELADELERSSRMLAESREREAAVENSRRELVSWISHDLRTPLASMRAMAEALEDGMAADVHGYYRKIIGQTDQMAVMVNDLLELSKIQAGTLRLKAEPLDLYDLASDAIADLAPLAARRQIALDGGGVRECLALADGPSLGRAVRNVVLNAILYSRPGSGVNVEVGREGGHAVVSVTDGCGGIAAEDIGHVFETGWQKNPARGRSGGDYSGREPDAGMEPAAGYRGAGIGLSMVAGIVRAHEGSVTVENVDGGCRFSLLLPAQETANQPASPRDDLQETTVQREQ, from the coding sequence GTGCAAACCTCTGAGCTTCTGGCCATCGTGGCCTGGGCGCTGCTGTGGGCCGTGGTCATCGGCGCCGTGTCGCTGCTCCTGCTCAGGCCCCTCCGCAGGACCTCCATCGCCGTTCAGATCTGCGTGGTGGTGCTCTCCACGGTCGCCGTCCTGACCGCGGGAATGGTCAGTGCCTTCAACGCCATGTTCATCTCTGCCCGGGACCTCGAAGTCATGTGGTACGTCCTGGCCATCGCCTCCGCCGTGGCACTGGCCATCTCCCTGGTCCTCGGGGCACGGGTCTCGCGCAACGCCAAGCTCCTCGCCGCAGCCGCACGGAGCATCGGGCGCGGCGAAAACCCGGGCCTGCCCGCACCGCTCATGAGCTCCGAACTCTCGGAACTCGCGGACGAACTGGAACGCAGCAGCCGCATGCTGGCCGAATCCCGGGAACGGGAGGCCGCGGTGGAGAATTCCCGCCGGGAACTTGTCAGCTGGATCTCGCACGACCTTCGCACTCCGCTGGCCAGCATGCGCGCCATGGCTGAAGCCCTCGAGGACGGGATGGCCGCCGACGTCCACGGCTACTACCGCAAGATCATCGGCCAGACTGACCAGATGGCCGTAATGGTCAACGACCTCCTGGAACTCTCGAAGATCCAGGCCGGAACGCTGCGGCTCAAGGCCGAGCCGCTGGACCTCTACGACCTCGCCAGCGACGCCATAGCGGACCTGGCGCCGCTCGCCGCCCGCCGGCAGATCGCGCTCGACGGCGGTGGCGTCCGGGAGTGCCTCGCGCTGGCCGACGGACCGTCCCTGGGGCGTGCGGTCCGCAACGTGGTGCTCAACGCCATCCTGTACAGCAGGCCGGGCTCCGGCGTGAACGTGGAAGTCGGCAGGGAAGGTGGGCACGCTGTGGTGTCGGTGACGGACGGTTGCGGCGGAATCGCTGCCGAGGACATCGGCCACGTCTTCGAGACAGGCTGGCAGAAAAATCCTGCCCGCGGCCGGTCCGGCGGAGACTACTCCGGACGGGAACCCGACGCCGGCATGGAACCGGCCGCGGGCTACCGCGGCGCCGGGATCGGGCTCAGCATGGTGGCCGGGATTGTCCGCGCCCATGAGGGCAGCGTCACGGTGGAGAACGTCGACGGCGGGTGCCGGTTCTCACTGCTCCTCCCGGCCCAGGAAACTGCGAACCAGCCTGCAAGCCCACGAGATGACCTCCAGGAAACCACGGTGCAACGTGAACAGTGA
- a CDS encoding molybdopterin-dependent oxidoreductase translates to MNSDSQSRAPGRWAAAAGVVAVTAGVVLGELVAALVSPSLSPVTAVGGAVIDAVPPAVKEWAIALFGTADKVALLTGMGLAIAALAALAGVVEWRRRFAGFAVIAVFGVVGLLAVLSRAQVTGNAIPLPLLAAGTGILVLRWLILRLRDWGRDPAGPDAPQAGAAAGTERRRFLQALGGGAVVAMVGGVLAAALRGAAAGVSELRSKLSLPSPASAAPPVPAGAEIRLSGMDPLVTPNQDFYRIDTALTVPAVDPDSWVLRVTGLVEREIELDFATLLAKPMIERHMTIACVSNEVGGDLIGNALWLGWPVRELLAMAGPKTGADMVLSRSKDGWTAGTPLEVLTDDRDALIAVGMNGEPLPLEHGFPVRLIVPGLYGYVSATKWLTELKVTRFADDVGYWTPRGWTDRGPIKTSSRIDVPRAGRSVRAGSVAFGGVAWAQHTGISKVELRVNRGPWQAAALAPGISRDTWYQWQLSLPLTTGQYEIQVRATDLKGQPQVEERSPVAPDGATGFHTIRVDVTP, encoded by the coding sequence GTGAACAGTGATTCGCAGAGCAGGGCGCCCGGCCGCTGGGCGGCCGCCGCCGGCGTCGTGGCCGTGACCGCAGGTGTGGTCCTCGGCGAACTCGTCGCTGCCTTGGTGAGCCCGTCCCTTTCGCCCGTTACGGCCGTTGGGGGTGCCGTCATCGACGCTGTTCCGCCAGCCGTCAAGGAGTGGGCGATCGCACTCTTCGGTACTGCTGACAAGGTGGCGCTGCTCACCGGAATGGGATTGGCCATTGCAGCCCTGGCTGCGTTGGCGGGCGTCGTGGAATGGCGGCGCCGCTTTGCGGGGTTTGCGGTGATTGCAGTATTCGGCGTCGTGGGCCTGCTGGCCGTCCTTAGCCGCGCCCAGGTCACCGGCAACGCCATTCCGCTTCCCCTGCTTGCAGCTGGAACCGGGATCCTGGTGCTGCGTTGGCTGATCCTGCGCCTGCGGGACTGGGGGAGGGACCCGGCGGGGCCGGATGCCCCGCAAGCCGGAGCGGCAGCAGGAACAGAGCGCCGCCGCTTCCTGCAAGCACTGGGCGGCGGTGCCGTCGTCGCCATGGTTGGCGGCGTGCTTGCCGCCGCGCTGCGCGGTGCCGCCGCGGGCGTCAGCGAGCTTCGGAGCAAACTGTCGCTGCCTTCACCGGCATCTGCCGCCCCGCCTGTTCCGGCCGGCGCAGAGATCAGGCTGAGCGGCATGGACCCGCTGGTAACGCCCAACCAGGATTTCTACCGGATAGACACGGCGCTGACTGTTCCGGCGGTTGACCCCGACTCGTGGGTGCTCAGGGTCACCGGCCTCGTGGAACGCGAAATCGAGCTGGACTTCGCCACGTTGCTGGCCAAGCCCATGATCGAGCGCCACATGACCATCGCCTGTGTCTCCAACGAGGTGGGCGGCGACCTCATTGGCAATGCCCTGTGGCTGGGGTGGCCCGTCCGGGAGCTGCTGGCCATGGCCGGGCCCAAGACCGGCGCAGACATGGTGCTGTCCCGCAGCAAGGACGGATGGACGGCCGGCACGCCGCTGGAGGTCCTAACCGATGACAGGGACGCCCTGATCGCCGTGGGCATGAACGGCGAACCGCTGCCGCTGGAACACGGCTTCCCGGTGCGCCTCATCGTGCCGGGGCTGTATGGGTACGTGTCCGCCACCAAGTGGCTCACGGAACTGAAAGTGACGCGGTTCGCTGACGACGTCGGCTATTGGACACCCCGCGGCTGGACCGACCGCGGGCCCATCAAGACGTCCTCCCGCATCGACGTTCCGCGGGCCGGCCGCTCCGTCCGGGCCGGGTCGGTGGCATTCGGCGGTGTCGCGTGGGCGCAGCACACCGGCATCAGCAAGGTGGAACTCCGGGTCAACCGTGGTCCGTGGCAGGCCGCCGCGCTTGCTCCCGGCATTTCCCGGGACACCTGGTACCAATGGCAGCTGTCCTTGCCGCTGACAACCGGGCAATATGAGATCCAGGTCCGGGCCACCGACCTCAAGGGTCAACCGCAGGTTGAAGAGCGCTCCCCGGTGGCTCCTGACGGTGCTACCGGATTCCACACCATTAGAGTTGACGTGACGCCGTAG
- the moaC gene encoding cyclic pyranopterin monophosphate synthase MoaC has protein sequence MDAVNTEDNAAALTHLRRDGTAQMVDVSGKAETTREATATATVRTTAEVLALLGSGGLPKGDALAVARVAGIMAAKKTPDLIPLCHPLPISKVTVDFELGHDAVTVLATVKTRGVTGVEMEALTAASVAALSVYDMIKAVDKHGVLTDIRVLAKSGGKSGDWTA, from the coding sequence ATGGACGCTGTGAACACTGAAGACAACGCTGCGGCCCTGACGCATCTGCGCCGGGACGGCACAGCACAGATGGTTGATGTTTCCGGCAAGGCAGAGACCACGCGCGAGGCCACGGCCACAGCCACCGTCCGCACCACTGCCGAAGTCCTGGCACTGCTGGGCTCCGGAGGGCTGCCCAAGGGCGATGCCCTGGCGGTGGCCAGGGTAGCCGGGATCATGGCGGCTAAAAAGACCCCCGACCTCATCCCGCTGTGCCATCCGCTGCCCATCTCCAAGGTCACCGTTGACTTCGAACTGGGCCACGACGCGGTCACGGTCCTCGCCACCGTCAAGACCCGCGGGGTCACCGGCGTGGAAATGGAGGCGCTCACGGCTGCGTCGGTGGCAGCCCTGAGCGTGTACGACATGATCAAGGCCGTGGACAAGCACGGAGTGCTGACTGACATCAGGGTCCTGGCGAAAAGCGGCGGCAAGAGCGGGGACTGGACAGCATGA
- a CDS encoding MogA/MoaB family molybdenum cofactor biosynthesis protein translates to MSSFGQQAEPHRHGDATGRKAGVVIASNRAAAGIYRDETGPVIIDWLTEHGFETFPAMVVPDGEPVGAALRALLTQQPAVIITSGGTGLSPDDLTPEMTVPLLDREIPGIMEGIRQAGLAKTPMAMLSRGHAGAAGRTFIVNLPGSPKGVMDGLSVLDPVIGHLCDQLEGDHGH, encoded by the coding sequence ATGAGCAGCTTTGGACAGCAGGCCGAACCGCACCGCCACGGCGACGCCACCGGGCGGAAGGCCGGCGTCGTGATTGCCTCCAACCGGGCGGCGGCCGGCATCTACCGGGACGAAACCGGCCCGGTGATCATCGACTGGCTCACCGAGCACGGCTTCGAAACGTTCCCGGCCATGGTGGTGCCCGACGGTGAACCGGTGGGGGCCGCGCTGCGCGCCCTGCTGACGCAGCAGCCCGCGGTGATCATCACCAGCGGCGGAACCGGGCTCAGCCCCGATGACCTCACGCCGGAAATGACCGTTCCCCTGCTGGACCGCGAGATTCCAGGGATCATGGAGGGCATCAGGCAGGCCGGACTGGCCAAGACACCCATGGCCATGCTGAGCCGCGGACACGCAGGCGCCGCCGGCCGGACGTTTATTGTCAATCTTCCGGGATCACCCAAGGGCGTCATGGACGGCCTCAGCGTGCTGGACCCGGTCATCGGTCACCTTTGCGACCAATTGGAGGGCGATCATGGGCACTGA
- a CDS encoding molybdenum cofactor biosynthesis protein MoaE — MGTENSFGNGLETGPATGAATGFEIVNAVLSAEPISVAQAIAAVESDTAGAVVSFSGVVRNHDGGKPVERLSYSAHPTAHQVMADVVAQLVAEHAGDAVGAAVAVPVGAASGSEPVRIWAAHRVGMLEIGDPALVCAVSASHRGQAFEVCSELVDRIKAHVPIWKEQFFSDGTVEWVGADG, encoded by the coding sequence ATGGGCACTGAAAACAGTTTTGGAAATGGCCTTGAAACCGGCCCCGCAACCGGTGCGGCAACCGGCTTCGAGATTGTGAACGCGGTGCTGAGCGCGGAACCCATCTCCGTGGCGCAGGCAATTGCCGCGGTGGAATCGGACACGGCGGGCGCCGTGGTCAGCTTCAGCGGAGTGGTGCGGAACCACGACGGCGGGAAGCCCGTGGAGCGGCTCAGCTACAGTGCGCATCCCACGGCACACCAGGTAATGGCCGACGTCGTGGCACAGCTCGTCGCTGAACACGCCGGCGACGCCGTCGGGGCCGCTGTTGCTGTCCCTGTCGGTGCCGCCTCCGGCAGCGAGCCGGTTCGCATCTGGGCCGCACACCGGGTGGGCATGCTGGAAATCGGCGACCCCGCCCTGGTTTGCGCGGTGTCCGCGTCGCACCGCGGCCAGGCCTTCGAAGTGTGCTCGGAGCTCGTTGACCGGATCAAGGCGCATGTGCCCATCTGGAAGGAACAGTTCTTCAGCGACGGGACCGTCGAATGGGTAGGGGCCGACGGCTAG
- the dapB gene encoding 4-hydroxy-tetrahydrodipicolinate reductase, whose amino-acid sequence MTEQLAVAVLGANGRMGAEAVKAVEAAADMKLVAALGRGDSLDQLVDAGAQVVVDLTVPESTEANVRFAVEHGMHAVVGTTGWDAGRLAGLEELLGRNPGVGVLIAPNFALGSVLASAFAAKASKYFESVEVIELHHPDKVDAPSGTAVRTAQLIAAERAAAGVGASPDATTTGLDGARGCDVDGIRVHSVRLRGLVAHQEVLLGGPGEQLTLRHDSFDRASFMPGVLLGVRNVTSNPGLTVGLDGYLDLGV is encoded by the coding sequence ATGACCGAACAACTTGCCGTCGCCGTCCTGGGCGCGAACGGGCGCATGGGCGCCGAGGCCGTGAAAGCCGTTGAAGCGGCCGCCGACATGAAGCTCGTAGCGGCCCTTGGGCGGGGCGATTCCCTGGATCAGCTGGTCGACGCCGGAGCCCAGGTTGTGGTGGACCTGACCGTCCCCGAAAGCACCGAAGCGAACGTCCGCTTCGCCGTCGAACATGGTATGCACGCCGTCGTCGGCACCACGGGCTGGGACGCGGGCCGGCTCGCTGGTCTTGAGGAACTGCTTGGCCGGAATCCCGGCGTAGGCGTCCTGATCGCACCCAACTTCGCGCTCGGCTCCGTGCTGGCCTCGGCGTTTGCAGCGAAGGCCTCCAAATACTTCGAATCCGTGGAGGTCATCGAACTGCACCACCCGGACAAGGTTGATGCACCGTCGGGCACGGCGGTCCGGACCGCGCAGCTGATCGCGGCCGAGCGCGCGGCCGCCGGGGTTGGCGCCAGTCCCGATGCCACCACCACAGGACTCGACGGCGCCCGCGGCTGCGACGTTGACGGCATCCGCGTCCACAGCGTCCGGCTCCGCGGCCTCGTGGCCCACCAGGAAGTCCTGCTCGGCGGCCCGGGGGAGCAGCTGACGCTGCGGCACGACTCTTTCGACCGTGCCTCGTTCATGCCCGGCGTGCTGCTGGGAGTCCGGAATGTCACGTCCAACCCCGGGCTGACCGTGGGCCTGGACGGCTACCTGGACCTCGGAGTCTGA
- the dapA gene encoding 4-hydroxy-tetrahydrodipicolinate synthase: MAETSANIPAFGTLLTAMVTPFTEDGKVDYQQAAELAVKLVDDGCDGLVVTGTTGETSTLADEENVGMFRAVKEAVGGRAAIIAGTGTNDTAHSVHLSRQAADVGVDGLLIVTPYYNKPSQAGVRAHFEAIASSTDVPVMLYDIPGRSSIQIAPDTMIRLAEHPNIVAVKDAKADFAAATRVMAETDLLFYSGDDGLTLQWMALGAVGLVGVTTHVATRRFRELIDAINANDFGTARKINFELEPVIRATMTRVQGAVAAKQILKWQGVLPNSVVRLPLVEPDEAEIAIIREDLAEAGMVFS, from the coding sequence ATGGCTGAAACTTCCGCGAATATCCCTGCTTTTGGCACCCTCCTGACCGCCATGGTCACGCCGTTCACTGAGGACGGCAAAGTGGACTACCAGCAGGCGGCGGAACTGGCCGTGAAGCTTGTCGACGACGGCTGCGACGGCCTGGTCGTCACTGGAACCACCGGCGAAACCTCCACCCTCGCCGACGAGGAGAACGTGGGGATGTTCCGTGCTGTGAAGGAAGCTGTCGGCGGCCGTGCCGCGATCATCGCCGGCACCGGAACCAACGACACCGCACACTCCGTGCATCTTTCCCGGCAGGCAGCCGACGTTGGCGTCGACGGCCTCTTGATCGTCACGCCGTACTACAACAAGCCCAGCCAGGCCGGCGTGCGCGCCCACTTTGAGGCCATTGCCTCCTCCACCGACGTTCCCGTGATGCTTTACGACATCCCCGGCCGTTCCTCGATCCAGATTGCTCCGGATACCATGATCCGGCTTGCGGAGCACCCGAACATCGTCGCGGTCAAGGACGCCAAGGCTGATTTCGCTGCCGCCACCCGCGTCATGGCAGAGACCGACCTGCTCTTCTACTCCGGCGACGACGGCCTGACCCTGCAGTGGATGGCGCTGGGCGCTGTCGGGCTCGTGGGCGTCACCACCCACGTTGCCACCCGCCGATTCCGCGAGCTGATCGACGCCATCAACGCGAACGACTTCGGCACCGCCCGGAAAATCAATTTTGAACTCGAACCTGTTATCCGGGCCACGATGACCCGCGTACAGGGGGCCGTTGCGGCCAAGCAGATTCTTAAGTGGCAGGGAGTCCTGCCCAACTCGGTTGTCCGTTTGCCCCTCGTGGAGCCGGACGAAGCCGAGATCGCAATCATCCGCGAGGATTTGGCGGAAGCAGGAATGGTCTTTTCCTAA
- a CDS encoding ribonuclease J has product MTQTALPGLVTPPKLPQGTLRIVPLGGLGEIGRNMAVFEIDGKLLIVDCGVLFPEETQPGVDLILPDFSYIENRLDDIVAVVLTHGHEDHIGAVPYLLRLRADIPLVGSQLTLALIEAKLQEHRIKPITLTVTEGQVERFGPFETEFVAVNHSIPDALAVFIRTAGGTVLHTGDFKMDQLPLDGRITDLRHFAKLGEEGVDLFMSDSTNADVPGFTTAEKEIGPTLDRLFGQASKRIIVASFSSHVHRVQQVLDAAANHNRKVAFVGRSMVRNMAIAAKLGYLDVPDGIVVDIKNIDNLPDNRVVLMSTGSQGEPMAALSRMANGDHRVVVGKGDTVILASSLIPGNENAVFRIINGLLKLGADVIHKGNAKVHVSGHAAAGELLYCYNILEPLNAMPVHGETRHLIANGKIALESGVPDESILLADNGTVIDLRDHQADVVGQVEVGFVYVDGSSVGEVTEADLKDRQTLGDEGFISIITVIHRATGKVVSGPEIHARGVAEDDSVFDEIIPKINAALEEAVLNNTEHTTHQLQQVVRRVVGTWVNRKLRRKPMIIPVVLEA; this is encoded by the coding sequence ATGACCCAAACCGCCCTTCCCGGCCTTGTCACGCCACCGAAACTGCCCCAAGGGACCCTGCGGATCGTCCCGCTCGGCGGCCTGGGGGAGATCGGCCGCAACATGGCCGTCTTCGAAATCGACGGCAAGCTGCTTATCGTCGACTGCGGCGTCCTCTTCCCTGAAGAGACCCAGCCCGGCGTCGACCTGATCCTGCCCGATTTCTCCTACATTGAGAACCGGCTGGATGACATCGTGGCCGTCGTCCTGACCCACGGCCACGAGGACCACATCGGTGCCGTGCCGTACCTGCTGCGCCTGCGGGCCGACATTCCCCTGGTCGGGTCCCAGCTCACGCTTGCCCTCATCGAGGCCAAGCTGCAGGAACACCGGATCAAGCCCATCACGCTCACCGTGACGGAGGGTCAGGTGGAGCGCTTCGGTCCCTTCGAAACCGAGTTCGTTGCGGTCAACCACTCGATTCCCGATGCCCTGGCCGTTTTCATCCGCACCGCGGGCGGAACTGTGCTGCACACCGGCGACTTCAAGATGGACCAGCTCCCGCTGGATGGCCGCATCACTGACCTGCGCCACTTCGCCAAGCTGGGCGAAGAAGGCGTTGACCTGTTCATGTCGGATTCCACGAACGCCGATGTCCCGGGCTTCACCACCGCCGAGAAGGAAATCGGCCCCACCCTGGACCGGCTCTTCGGGCAGGCCAGCAAGCGGATCATCGTCGCGTCCTTCTCCTCGCACGTCCACCGCGTGCAGCAGGTCCTGGACGCCGCGGCCAACCACAACCGCAAGGTTGCCTTCGTGGGCCGCTCCATGGTCCGCAACATGGCCATCGCTGCAAAGCTCGGCTACCTTGACGTGCCCGACGGCATCGTGGTGGACATCAAGAACATCGACAACCTGCCGGACAACCGCGTGGTCCTTATGTCCACAGGTTCCCAGGGCGAGCCGATGGCGGCCCTGTCCCGGATGGCCAACGGCGACCACCGCGTTGTCGTGGGCAAGGGCGATACCGTCATCTTGGCCTCGAGCCTCATCCCGGGTAACGAGAACGCGGTTTTCCGCATCATCAACGGCCTGCTGAAGCTCGGCGCCGACGTCATCCACAAGGGCAACGCCAAGGTCCACGTGTCCGGCCACGCCGCCGCCGGGGAGCTGCTGTACTGCTACAACATCCTCGAACCGCTCAATGCCATGCCGGTGCACGGCGAGACCCGGCACCTGATCGCCAACGGCAAGATCGCCCTCGAGTCGGGTGTGCCGGACGAAAGCATCCTGCTGGCGGACAACGGCACCGTGATCGACCTCCGCGACCACCAGGCGGACGTCGTGGGCCAGGTTGAGGTTGGCTTTGTCTACGTGGACGGCTCCAGCGTTGGCGAGGTCACCGAAGCTGACCTGAAGGACCGCCAGACCCTCGGCGATGAAGGCTTCATCTCCATCATCACCGTGATCCACCGCGCCACCGGCAAGGTGGTCTCTGGGCCCGAGATCCACGCCCGCGGCGTCGCCGAAGACGATTCGGTGTTCGATGAGATCATCCCCAAGATCAACGCCGCGCTGGAAGAGGCCGTCCTCAACAACACGGAGCACACCACCCACCAGCTCCAGCAGGTTGTCCGGCGCGTTGTCGGCACATGGGTCAACCGCAAACTCCGCCGCAAGCCCATGATCATCCCGGTCGTGCTTGAGGCATAA
- the pgsA gene encoding CDP-diacylglycerol--glycerol-3-phosphate 3-phosphatidyltransferase: MTSTEANSSGSASGIWNLPNILTMLRIVLVPFFVWFLLADAPGLTSQNGIWRWAAALTFAVAIYTDKLDGDIARSRGLITDFGKIADPIADKLLTGSALVMLSLLSELPWWITILILVREWGITALRFFVIRYGVIAASRGGKLKTVVQTVAILLYVVPLASLAPWLGVVALLVMLAAVAITVWTGVQYVVEALKLRASGRRAASQRVQGEMP, translated from the coding sequence GTGACTAGCACTGAAGCCAACAGCTCAGGCTCCGCCTCCGGGATCTGGAACCTTCCGAACATCCTGACGATGCTGCGGATTGTTCTGGTGCCGTTCTTCGTCTGGTTCCTCCTCGCGGACGCCCCGGGGCTCACCAGCCAGAACGGGATCTGGCGCTGGGCTGCGGCACTGACGTTCGCCGTCGCGATCTACACCGACAAGCTCGACGGCGACATCGCCCGCAGCCGCGGGCTCATCACCGACTTCGGCAAGATTGCCGACCCCATCGCCGACAAACTGCTAACGGGCTCTGCCCTGGTGATGCTCTCCCTCCTCAGCGAACTGCCGTGGTGGATCACCATCCTGATCCTGGTCCGCGAATGGGGGATCACCGCACTCCGGTTCTTCGTCATCCGGTACGGCGTCATCGCGGCGTCGCGCGGCGGAAAACTGAAGACCGTTGTGCAGACCGTTGCGATCCTGCTGTATGTGGTCCCGCTCGCGTCGCTGGCACCGTGGCTTGGTGTGGTGGCCTTGCTGGTGATGCTCGCCGCCGTCGCCATCACCGTCTGGACCGGTGTCCAGTATGTTGTTGAAGCACTCAAGCTGCGGGCGAGCGGACGGCGTGCCGCCAGCCAGCGCGTTCAAGGAGAAATGCCGTGA